The following coding sequences are from one bacterium window:
- a CDS encoding response regulator transcription factor, translated as MRKKEDNSGNGKIKVFIADSYPVFRQGLASHFAITPDLVAVGQSGTGEEMMAEIALSQANVLCLDAGLSGLAGFMLLKRLKETCPDLSVLLMASSQEIRWLLKGIQAGASGVVARTASLKEFELAIRRVYAGQPYMPEPFAEQLVVHFQRNECEPLDERLSPREFEVMQWLVKGLKLSEIAETLEVSHQTVTTHRRHILEKTGLRNTAEIIRYGILNGVGEPKVSEQ; from the coding sequence ATGAGAAAAAAGGAAGATAATTCAGGGAACGGTAAAATCAAGGTGTTCATTGCCGACAGCTATCCAGTGTTTCGGCAAGGCTTGGCGTCTCATTTTGCAATTACGCCAGACCTGGTGGCAGTAGGGCAGTCTGGCACAGGGGAAGAGATGATGGCGGAAATTGCATTGAGCCAGGCGAATGTTCTGTGTCTGGATGCGGGCTTGTCAGGATTGGCAGGGTTTATGTTGCTTAAGCGACTAAAGGAGACCTGCCCGGATCTTTCTGTTTTGCTAATGGCGTCGTCTCAGGAAATTAGATGGTTATTAAAGGGCATTCAGGCGGGGGCCTCGGGAGTGGTAGCGCGGACGGCTTCATTAAAAGAGTTCGAATTGGCGATCAGGCGTGTATATGCCGGGCAGCCCTATATGCCTGAGCCGTTCGCTGAGCAATTGGTGGTACATTTTCAGCGAAATGAGTGTGAGCCATTGGATGAGAGACTTTCGCCCCGTGAATTTGAGGTCATGCAATGGTTGGTCAAGGGTTTGAAACTATCAGAAATAGCCGAAACCCTTGAGGTCAGCCATCAGACCGTCACAACCCATCGTCGCCATATTCTGGAAAAAACCGGTCTCCGTAACACTGCCGAAATCATCCGCTATGGCATTTTGAACGGAGTGGGGGAGCCGAAGGTCAGTGAGCAGTGA
- a CDS encoding YIP1 family protein: MDNVTGMDAQKKSPMQGIIDTAKQVIMNPAEFYRGMSKVGGFGDPLIFAVVIGVVTGLVQAVLGMLHFGTGAAGFMALGAIIIVPIMVAIFGFVGAAIVWVIWKLMGSNESYETAYRCGAYASAISPITAVASLIPVVGSLVGLGWMTYLLVMASVEVHKIPAKKAWLVFGIIAAVFALMTLGAQAGARKAQRSMADFQKEMGVSTDKDMTPEQAGKAAGNAAAAFMKAMQEQAAKQAAQEQKAKEE, from the coding sequence ATGGATAATGTTACAGGGATGGACGCTCAGAAGAAATCACCAATGCAGGGGATTATTGATACAGCCAAGCAGGTCATAATGAATCCTGCTGAGTTTTATCGCGGTATGTCCAAAGTGGGTGGATTTGGGGATCCCTTGATTTTTGCGGTTGTTATAGGGGTGGTGACGGGGCTTGTCCAGGCGGTATTGGGTATGTTGCATTTTGGCACTGGTGCGGCAGGCTTCATGGCACTGGGCGCCATTATTATCGTCCCCATTATGGTGGCAATCTTTGGTTTTGTCGGCGCAGCCATTGTCTGGGTGATCTGGAAATTAATGGGATCCAATGAATCCTATGAAACCGCTTATCGGTGTGGAGCTTACGCCTCGGCAATCTCTCCGATTACGGCGGTGGCAAGTCTGATTCCTGTTGTGGGAAGTCTTGTTGGCTTAGGCTGGATGACTTACCTGCTGGTGATGGCCAGCGTGGAAGTTCATAAGATCCCGGCTAAGAAAGCTTGGCTGGTGTTCGGGATCATTGCGGCCGTGTTTGCGTTGATGACACTTGGTGCCCAGGCGGGTGCGCGTAAGGCTCAGCGTAGTATGGCTGATTTTCAGAAGGAAATGGGTGTATCAACTGACAAGGATATGACCCCTGAGCAGGCCGGTAAAGCGGCTGGTAATGCTGCCGCCGCATTTATGAAAGCAATGCAGGAGCAAGCCGCAAAGCAGGCCGCTCAAGAGCAGAAGGCTAAAGAGGAGTAA
- a CDS encoding TolC family protein: protein MKAKRIIVLIGILVCAAAKQNAAELVPEITLERCIQTALAASPDVQSANARVSAAMAAVNEASSAYFPQVGLSGNWTRTDNPPQAFFMSLNQRRASLQKDFNNPEDTENVRGSVVAQWRLFDSGRREADRRAAKQGSRASEYMLESVQNNLVYQITRAYYGVLQIRSFVDVQEEAVKTLNENLRVATARNNAGSAMKTDVLNLQVQLSQAREELIRAKNGLKLGLAALNNAIGQTLVGPADVAGLKGREVPVASTNDSSGGVEARPELRAMESRIRAVEAMVARAQREYLPVVNGFGSVDWDSETLSGFEQSYLVGAAVELNIFDGQRNRAGVARAKAAAAEVRAEAEKLRQALDLDLTQARLNEQEAHERLDVAATSLTSAEEALRITQERYQQGGSVITELLTAQIGLTSTRTRQVAAQYDCLIARANVERAMGRK from the coding sequence ATGAAGGCGAAGCGAATAATTGTGTTGATCGGTATACTGGTGTGTGCGGCTGCAAAGCAGAATGCCGCGGAACTTGTGCCCGAGATCACGCTGGAGCGTTGCATCCAAACAGCGTTAGCGGCCAGTCCGGATGTCCAGTCGGCGAATGCCCGAGTCTCGGCTGCTATGGCTGCTGTCAATGAGGCTTCTTCGGCGTATTTTCCGCAAGTGGGATTATCAGGTAATTGGACAAGAACCGATAATCCTCCGCAGGCATTCTTCATGTCATTAAATCAGCGCCGTGCTTCACTCCAGAAAGATTTTAACAACCCTGAGGACACTGAAAATGTCCGCGGGAGCGTGGTCGCACAGTGGCGTCTTTTTGATAGCGGACGCCGTGAGGCGGATCGGCGGGCTGCCAAACAGGGATCCAGGGCCTCGGAATATATGCTGGAGTCGGTCCAGAATAACCTCGTGTATCAGATTACCCGGGCATATTACGGGGTTTTGCAGATACGCTCCTTTGTTGATGTACAGGAGGAGGCCGTAAAAACTTTGAATGAAAATCTCCGGGTAGCGACGGCAAGAAATAACGCTGGTAGTGCCATGAAGACAGATGTGCTGAATTTGCAGGTACAACTATCGCAGGCGCGTGAAGAGTTGATCCGGGCGAAAAATGGCTTAAAACTTGGTTTGGCGGCATTAAACAACGCGATCGGACAGACTCTGGTTGGTCCAGCTGATGTGGCAGGTTTGAAAGGGCGCGAAGTCCCCGTTGCATCGACCAATGACTCGAGTGGTGGGGTTGAAGCAAGGCCTGAATTGCGGGCCATGGAGTCCAGGATCCGGGCGGTGGAGGCGATGGTTGCCCGTGCCCAACGTGAATATCTGCCCGTGGTAAATGGGTTTGGATCTGTAGACTGGGACAGCGAGACCCTGAGTGGATTTGAGCAAAGCTACCTCGTAGGGGCGGCAGTCGAACTTAACATTTTTGATGGGCAGCGGAATCGCGCGGGAGTGGCGCGTGCGAAGGCTGCAGCAGCAGAAGTCCGGGCCGAAGCTGAAAAGTTGCGTCAGGCATTGGATCTGGACCTGACGCAGGCACGACTGAATGAACAGGAAGCCCATGAGCGGCTTGACGTTGCCGCTACAAGTCTGACCAGTGCCGAGGAGGCGTTGCGAATTACACAGGAGCGGTACCAGCAGGGAGGGTCTGTCATCACCGAACTGCTGACCGCCCAGATCGGTTTAACATCCACCCGGACCCGACAAGTGGCGGCGCAATATGACTGTCTGATAGCCAGGGCGAATGTTGAGCGGGCAATGGGGCGGAAATAA
- a CDS encoding efflux RND transporter periplasmic adaptor subunit has protein sequence MNKLTNERVIQVIKVAWRPVAGLLGLVALVVWSGGLLESKVGPGKEEYQPGIAVPAGVKTMPVKNVKSPSLVEVIGTAVSEQMISLSARIPAPIETMRVSAGSAVTNGQILATLDDRDIREQMGAVEAQFKQAESEYNRANKLFEKGATTDQARVAALSAFETAQARLQQIRVMLSYTVIVSPIDGVVTDRRMEPGDLVAPGQVLLTVYNPLQMQLNVAVPGRLLKKFPLNQVVDVRLDGVEPIVQGIVKAIVSEVDPQSRTQMAKVRLAQKGITILPGSYGRIQVADELHDSVWIPSAAMYRVGQQELVQVVIEGRAIRRVVRSGGTQGAQVEILSGLADGEVILLEPVKEG, from the coding sequence ATGAACAAACTGACAAACGAACGAGTCATTCAAGTGATCAAGGTGGCATGGCGACCGGTGGCGGGTTTGCTTGGATTAGTGGCGCTGGTAGTGTGGTCGGGCGGCTTATTGGAATCTAAAGTTGGCCCAGGCAAGGAAGAATATCAGCCTGGAATAGCTGTGCCGGCGGGCGTAAAGACTATGCCGGTCAAAAACGTGAAGAGTCCTTCCTTGGTCGAGGTGATTGGAACAGCAGTTTCGGAGCAGATGATCAGCTTGAGTGCCCGGATTCCGGCACCGATTGAGACGATGCGGGTTTCAGCGGGGTCTGCAGTGACGAATGGCCAGATTTTGGCCACCCTTGATGACCGTGATATCCGGGAGCAGATGGGTGCGGTGGAGGCGCAGTTCAAGCAGGCGGAATCGGAATATAACCGGGCTAACAAATTGTTTGAAAAGGGTGCTACAACGGATCAAGCCCGCGTTGCCGCATTGTCTGCTTTCGAAACCGCCCAAGCCCGTCTTCAGCAGATTCGCGTCATGCTCAGCTATACCGTTATTGTTTCGCCCATTGACGGAGTGGTGACGGATCGCCGGATGGAGCCCGGGGATCTTGTTGCGCCGGGGCAGGTGTTATTGACGGTATATAATCCCCTTCAAATGCAGCTCAATGTGGCGGTGCCCGGGCGATTATTGAAGAAATTCCCCCTTAATCAAGTGGTCGACGTGCGGTTAGATGGAGTGGAGCCTATTGTTCAAGGGATCGTGAAGGCCATTGTGAGTGAGGTCGATCCCCAGAGTCGTACCCAAATGGCGAAAGTTCGTTTGGCTCAAAAAGGGATAACCATATTGCCGGGGAGTTATGGTCGGATTCAGGTGGCGGACGAGTTACATGATTCGGTATGGATACCGTCTGCCGCGATGTATCGTGTCGGACAGCAGGAACTCGTCCAGGTAGTGATAGAGGGCCGGGCGATTCGTCGTGTGGTGCGGTCCGGTGGAACGCAGGGTGCGCAGGTCGAGATTTTGTCCGGCTTGGCTGATGGAGAGGTCATTTTGCTTGAGCCGGTTAAGGAGGGCTAA
- a CDS encoding efflux RND transporter permease subunit: protein MDEKLSFMGRVVDNFLRGNLAVLLMIISLVAGAVALIVTPREEDPQIVVPLADVMVSYPGGTAEEVERLVSSRLERMLYQIDGVEYVYSMSRPGMAVVTVRFFVGQDREASLIKLYNKIFQNIDKTTPGIAGWVVKPVEIDDVPIVNVALYSARYDEHELYRVAEEAASRLQHIENSARVTIHGGQKRQIQVSLDPERLAAYHLSLMEIAGALKVANVQTGTGAFQKADREVLVETGPFLSSAAEVRNLMVGMHADRPVYLRDVAQVTDGPEEAVTYSRIGFGAGAKRPQTADHRSQTLESGASSFNNQQLITNNLLSSYPAVTIAVAKKKGSNAVWVAADVEKLLEAMRGEIIPDEVNFRITRNTGETANEKVSNLLESLVIAVITVIGLITLVMNWRVGLIVVIAVPITYALTLVVNYMAGYTINRVTLFALILALGLLVDDPIVGVENIYRHLAMRKLPRLQAISMAMNEVMPPVVLATLAVIVAFLPMFFITGMMGPYMRPMALNVPLAMLSSLIVAVAITPWLSNKILKVEGHEHDTGDVRATLTYRLYSKVMLPLVQSRSKTWVLVGITAFLFAGSLVLALTGLVPLKMLPFDNKNEFQIMVDMPESATLERTDAVVREVEDLLRTVTEVTDFTSTVGAASPMDFNGLVRHYYLRQGANVADIRVSLLPRKKREMDSHALVLRLRNDIAALSTRTGANLKLVELPPGPPVLSTLVAEVYGRPNQTYDELIAAGKLVGVQMRKEPGVVDVDDSVEATQDKFFFRVDRDKAARNGIATEDIVQSLQMALSGMPVGMLHVPSEQNELSIVLKLPREKRSDLSRLAALTIKGRGGIGVQLGELGAFETRTADKTIFHKNQERVVFVTGEMAGRGPAYAVLALESWFKKNPLPAGIRVDWAGEGEWKITVDVFRDLGLAFAAALIGIYVLLAYQTGSYVLPGIIMLSIPLTMIGIMPGFWLLNALGNKPVGGFDNPVFFTATAMIGMIALAGIVVRNGIILVDFIKTAVERGDPVKDAILESGAVRFRPIALTAAAALLGAWPITLDPIFSGLAWSLIFGLFVSTVFTLIVIPLVYFWLVGEKKAGGELT, encoded by the coding sequence ATGGACGAGAAACTTTCATTTATGGGTCGGGTGGTGGACAACTTCCTGAGGGGTAACCTTGCCGTATTGCTCATGATTATCAGTCTGGTGGCCGGGGCGGTAGCGCTGATCGTTACGCCTCGTGAGGAAGATCCCCAGATTGTCGTACCGCTGGCAGATGTCATGGTTTCCTATCCAGGGGGAACCGCTGAAGAGGTGGAGCGTCTGGTGTCATCACGTCTGGAGAGAATGCTCTATCAGATTGATGGCGTGGAATATGTGTACTCCATGTCGCGGCCAGGGATGGCGGTTGTTACCGTCCGGTTTTTTGTAGGTCAGGATCGGGAGGCCAGCCTGATCAAGCTGTATAACAAAATCTTCCAGAACATCGATAAGACGACACCGGGAATTGCAGGTTGGGTTGTCAAGCCGGTGGAGATTGATGATGTGCCGATTGTCAATGTGGCACTGTATAGTGCGCGCTACGATGAGCATGAACTGTATCGGGTGGCTGAGGAAGCGGCCAGTCGCTTGCAGCATATTGAAAATAGCGCGCGAGTGACGATCCATGGCGGACAGAAACGCCAAATTCAGGTAAGTTTGGATCCTGAGCGGTTAGCCGCCTATCATCTCTCGCTTATGGAGATTGCCGGGGCCTTGAAAGTGGCCAATGTTCAGACAGGGACTGGCGCGTTTCAGAAGGCTGACCGTGAAGTGCTGGTCGAGACAGGGCCTTTTTTAAGCAGTGCGGCCGAGGTGCGTAACCTGATGGTGGGAATGCATGCCGATCGCCCTGTTTATCTGCGTGATGTGGCTCAGGTTACCGATGGCCCGGAAGAGGCAGTAACTTACTCTCGTATTGGCTTTGGCGCAGGTGCAAAGAGACCGCAGACTGCAGACCACAGATCACAAACCTTGGAATCCGGGGCCTCCTCATTCAACAACCAACAACTAATAACCAACAACCTGCTCTCAAGTTACCCGGCGGTGACGATTGCGGTGGCCAAGAAAAAAGGGAGCAATGCGGTTTGGGTGGCGGCAGATGTTGAGAAGCTGCTCGAAGCCATGCGGGGAGAAATTATTCCGGATGAAGTCAATTTCCGCATAACCCGAAATACGGGGGAGACGGCGAATGAGAAGGTGAGCAATCTTCTTGAAAGCCTGGTCATCGCTGTCATCACCGTGATCGGGCTGATTACGTTGGTGATGAACTGGCGGGTGGGGCTAATTGTGGTGATTGCTGTGCCGATCACCTATGCGCTGACCCTGGTGGTTAACTATATGGCCGGTTATACGATCAATCGCGTGACGCTGTTTGCGCTGATCCTGGCCTTGGGGCTATTGGTGGATGATCCGATTGTTGGCGTGGAGAATATTTACCGGCATCTGGCTATGCGCAAACTTCCACGGCTTCAGGCCATCTCGATGGCCATGAATGAAGTGATGCCGCCGGTGGTGTTGGCAACCCTGGCTGTGATCGTGGCGTTTCTGCCGATGTTTTTTATAACCGGCATGATGGGGCCTTATATGCGGCCGATGGCTCTGAATGTGCCACTTGCCATGCTGAGCTCACTGATTGTGGCGGTCGCCATTACGCCCTGGCTTTCGAACAAGATTCTGAAAGTGGAAGGGCATGAGCACGACACTGGGGATGTGCGCGCGACCCTGACCTACAGGTTGTACTCGAAGGTGATGCTGCCGTTGGTTCAGTCCCGCTCGAAGACGTGGGTGCTGGTGGGAATCACGGCTTTTCTATTTGCTGGCTCACTCGTACTGGCGCTGACGGGGCTGGTGCCCCTGAAGATGCTGCCATTCGATAATAAGAATGAATTTCAGATCATGGTGGATATGCCTGAGTCGGCCACCTTGGAGCGAACCGATGCGGTGGTGAGGGAGGTTGAGGATCTGCTTCGTACGGTCACTGAGGTTACGGATTTCACCTCGACCGTCGGAGCGGCGTCACCCATGGATTTTAATGGGTTGGTACGGCACTACTATCTGCGGCAGGGGGCCAATGTGGCGGATATTCGCGTCAGTTTGCTTCCCCGCAAGAAGCGGGAGATGGATAGTCATGCGCTGGTATTGCGACTCCGGAATGATATCGCGGCATTGTCCACCCGGACGGGGGCTAATCTCAAGCTGGTGGAACTTCCGCCCGGTCCGCCGGTGTTGTCCACCTTGGTGGCCGAGGTGTATGGGCGACCGAATCAGACGTATGATGAGTTGATTGCGGCGGGCAAACTGGTGGGAGTTCAGATGCGAAAAGAACCCGGTGTTGTGGATGTGGATGATTCCGTTGAGGCGACCCAGGATAAATTCTTCTTCCGGGTGGACCGCGACAAGGCGGCTCGGAATGGGATCGCCACGGAGGATATTGTGCAAAGTTTACAGATGGCTCTGAGTGGAATGCCGGTGGGTATGCTGCATGTGCCAAGCGAGCAGAATGAATTGTCAATTGTATTGAAACTGCCGCGTGAAAAACGTTCGGATCTATCGCGGTTGGCGGCCCTGACCATCAAGGGGCGCGGGGGAATAGGAGTACAATTGGGCGAACTCGGAGCCTTTGAAACGCGCACAGCTGACAAAACCATTTTTCACAAAAATCAGGAGCGGGTAGTGTTTGTAACCGGAGAAATGGCCGGGCGGGGTCCCGCTTACGCGGTGCTCGCTTTGGAGTCATGGTTTAAAAAGAATCCGCTGCCCGCGGGCATCAGGGTCGATTGGGCTGGGGAAGGCGAATGGAAGATCACGGTGGATGTGTTCCGAGATCTCGGCCTTGCCTTTGCCGCGGCGCTGATCGGGATTTATGTGTTGCTGGCCTATCAGACGGGCTCTTATGTGTTGCCGGGCATTATCATGCTATCCATTCCTTTAACGATGATTGGGATCATGCCCGGTTTCTGGCTGTTGAATGCATTGGGAAATAAGCCGGTGGGAGGTTTTGATAACCCGGTGTTCTTTACTGCCACAGCCATGATCGGGATGATTGCGTTGGCGGGTATTGTGGTGCGTAATGGGATTATCCTGGTGGACTTTATCAAGACGGCGGTGGAACGGGGTGACCCAGTCAAGGATGCCATTCTGGAGTCCGGCGCGGTGCGATTCCGGCCCATAGCCCTGACGGCTGCCGCGGCGTTGCTGGGTGCCTGGCCGATTACATTAGATCCGATTTTCAGCGGCTTGGCCTGGTCGTTGATATTCGGATTATTTGTGTCAACGGTATTTACGCTGATTGTGATTCCACTGGTCTATTTCTGGCTGGTGGGAGAGAAAAAGGCAGGAGGAGAATTAACATGA
- a CDS encoding DUF2892 domain-containing protein: MTTERIVRMVAGLFVMGSLALGYWVHPGWYCFTAFVGFNLFQSSFTGFCPLELILKKCGVPSAAK, encoded by the coding sequence ATGACAACAGAACGAATTGTGAGAATGGTAGCTGGCTTATTTGTGATGGGGAGCCTGGCGCTGGGATACTGGGTACATCCCGGCTGGTACTGCTTCACGGCCTTTGTGGGCTTTAATCTGTTCCAGTCCTCTTTCACGGGGTTTTGCCCCCTGGAACTGATACTCAAGAAGTGCGGAGTGCCCTCGGCGGCCAAGTAA
- a CDS encoding DUF116 domain-containing protein, whose product MKLEAIVNKLIIKGNNRLVRWRRIKVSPEEILLLLPHCLHRQSCPQNVVNSLDECKRCGGCSVGALTGIRDDFGVVACLVGGGRQALAHTRQPGIKAVVAVACEKELVQGIFAAFPKPVLGVVNVTPEGPCKNTLADPNEVIKAIESLTRTRT is encoded by the coding sequence ATGAAGCTGGAAGCCATTGTGAATAAATTGATAATCAAGGGGAACAACCGACTGGTGCGCTGGCGCCGGATTAAGGTGTCACCTGAAGAAATCCTGCTGCTCTTGCCGCACTGTCTCCACAGACAATCATGTCCCCAAAATGTTGTTAACAGTCTTGATGAATGCAAGCGCTGCGGGGGCTGCAGTGTGGGCGCACTGACCGGCATCCGTGATGATTTCGGGGTGGTAGCCTGCCTGGTGGGCGGGGGCCGTCAGGCATTGGCGCATACCCGGCAACCGGGAATCAAGGCCGTGGTCGCGGTGGCCTGTGAGAAAGAACTGGTGCAGGGCATCTTTGCCGCCTTCCCCAAACCCGTGTTAGGGGTAGTGAATGTGACACCCGAAGGCCCCTGCAAAAACACTCTTGCTGATCCTAATGAAGTAATAAAGGCCATAGAAAGTCTGACAAGGACACGAACATGA
- the ispH gene encoding 4-hydroxy-3-methylbut-2-enyl diphosphate reductase — protein MTDCVRGKTGEKVLVLITPHGFCAGVERAVELAEGMLRTYPSPIYCLKQIVHNRQIIDDLTAKGMVFVQEIHDVPQGATILFSAHGVPPETRVVAKAMNLRVVDATCPFVSKVHHEVKQYAAKGYTVLLIGHHRHDEIIGVAGEAPDHVVVIASEDEARVVTVPNSEKVAVLTQTTLSLDEVAQVMTILRDRFPALKTPPESDICYATRNRQQAVRLFAKQADAIIVLGAENSSNSNRLVEVSRAEGCYAALVSSIKMLDDIPLEKVSKLGITAGASTPDYFVQQVISHMKEKGFNTVGEQVLIEENIHFPVPKEFRKS, from the coding sequence ATGACAGATTGTGTAAGGGGTAAAACGGGTGAAAAGGTTCTTGTTCTCATTACTCCTCATGGGTTTTGTGCCGGGGTGGAGCGTGCCGTTGAACTGGCAGAGGGAATGCTGCGAACGTATCCCTCTCCAATCTACTGTTTGAAACAGATTGTTCACAATCGCCAGATCATTGATGACCTTACCGCCAAGGGTATGGTTTTTGTTCAGGAGATACATGATGTCCCTCAGGGGGCGACGATTCTGTTCAGCGCCCATGGGGTTCCGCCCGAAACACGGGTAGTGGCTAAAGCTATGAATCTACGCGTGGTGGATGCCACCTGTCCCTTTGTGTCCAAGGTTCACCATGAGGTAAAGCAATATGCCGCCAAGGGATATACCGTCCTGCTGATTGGTCATCATCGTCATGATGAAATTATTGGGGTCGCCGGAGAGGCTCCCGATCATGTTGTCGTGATCGCCTCAGAAGACGAAGCCAGGGTCGTAACCGTTCCCAATTCTGAAAAGGTGGCGGTGCTCACTCAAACTACCTTGAGTCTGGATGAAGTGGCGCAGGTCATGACGATTTTGCGTGACCGATTCCCTGCGTTGAAAACGCCGCCGGAAAGCGATATTTGCTACGCTACTAGGAATAGGCAGCAGGCGGTCCGGCTTTTTGCCAAGCAGGCTGATGCCATCATTGTGCTGGGTGCAGAGAACAGCTCCAATTCGAACCGGTTGGTTGAAGTTTCTCGCGCGGAGGGGTGTTATGCCGCGCTGGTAAGTTCAATCAAAATGTTGGACGATATTCCTCTCGAGAAAGTCAGCAAATTAGGTATTACGGCGGGTGCCTCCACGCCTGACTATTTTGTGCAGCAGGTTATTTCGCACATGAAAGAGAAGGGGTTCAATACCGTTGGGGAGCAGGTTCTCATCGAAGAGAATATTCACTTTCCCGTGCCGAAGGAATTTAGGAAATCGTGA
- a CDS encoding NAD(P)H-dependent glycerol-3-phosphate dehydrogenase has translation MSKEQIAIIGDGGWGTALGLSLLRSGHSVCIWGPFPEYIDRVRTSGENKDYLPGVRLPADLKLTADRSQAVDGASVVVLAMPTKYFRTVLTSFTGLIPSTARVISVAKGLDGKDNRRMTEVAEGILQAGPVAALSGPSFASEVAAGSPTAVVIASREPALSESLQTVFNSQKFRVYTSSDVIGVELGGTLKNVIAVGVGVCDGLGLGHNARAALVTRGLAEITRIGVALGAQANTFAGLSGMGDLVLTCTSRLSRNYSVGERMGRGEKITDILSGMKQVAEGVENSSSACSLAQRLSVPAPIAREVHAMVHEGKTPQAAVESLLGRDPKPE, from the coding sequence ATGAGCAAAGAACAGATTGCCATTATCGGAGACGGGGGGTGGGGAACCGCTTTAGGTCTTTCGTTATTGCGAAGCGGCCATTCGGTTTGCATCTGGGGCCCATTCCCGGAATACATCGACCGCGTACGCACCAGCGGCGAGAATAAGGATTACCTGCCAGGCGTCCGTCTACCTGCGGATCTGAAATTGACCGCAGACCGCTCTCAAGCGGTTGACGGAGCTTCCGTGGTGGTGCTGGCCATGCCCACAAAATATTTCCGTACCGTGCTAACATCATTCACCGGACTCATCCCTTCCACCGCCCGTGTAATCAGCGTTGCCAAAGGCCTTGATGGGAAGGATAACCGAAGAATGACCGAAGTGGCCGAAGGCATTCTTCAGGCCGGCCCGGTAGCCGCATTGTCAGGCCCCAGCTTTGCCTCCGAAGTGGCCGCTGGCTCACCAACCGCCGTTGTCATTGCCAGTCGCGAACCGGCCTTGTCGGAATCCCTCCAGACTGTTTTCAATAGCCAGAAATTCAGGGTTTATACCTCTTCTGATGTCATCGGCGTGGAATTAGGTGGGACGCTGAAAAACGTCATTGCCGTCGGCGTCGGAGTTTGTGATGGGCTGGGGCTTGGTCATAACGCCCGCGCGGCACTTGTCACCCGCGGTCTGGCCGAAATCACCCGTATTGGCGTCGCCCTAGGAGCTCAGGCAAATACGTTTGCCGGACTCAGCGGAATGGGCGATCTGGTGCTAACCTGTACCAGCCGCCTGAGCCGTAATTACTCGGTCGGAGAGCGGATGGGCCGAGGCGAGAAGATTACCGATATTCTGTCTGGCATGAAACAAGTTGCCGAAGGCGTGGAAAACTCGTCCTCCGCCTGCTCGCTCGCTCAACGCCTTTCTGTCCCGGCCCCCATTGCCCGGGAAGTGCACGCCATGGTTCATGAAGGAAAAACCCCACAGGCGGCGGTCGAATCCCTGTTGGGCCGCGATCCAAAACCGGAGTGA
- the plsY gene encoding glycerol-3-phosphate 1-O-acyltransferase PlsY, translating into MNDACNCNVAIVIAAFGVLAYLLGAIPNGFLIAKARGIDIRKVGSGNIGATNVYRSVSKSLGILTFVLDALKGAIPALWFPWQAAHCAQSPLPSWLPLLFGGMAIAGHTWPVYLKFKGGKGVATSAGALIGIAPAATGIGVLCWLITLVAFRYMSLASIVAALAVPAAGWGLYRTEGVALPCALTALGALIIWRHKGNIQRLLNGTENRFEFKKKKS; encoded by the coding sequence ATGAATGATGCATGTAACTGCAATGTTGCGATCGTTATAGCGGCGTTCGGGGTGCTGGCCTATCTGCTAGGGGCGATTCCGAATGGGTTCCTGATCGCAAAGGCCAGGGGAATTGATATTCGCAAGGTCGGAAGCGGAAACATTGGGGCCACCAATGTTTACCGGTCAGTAAGCAAATCCCTCGGAATCCTGACATTTGTTTTGGATGCCCTAAAGGGAGCTATCCCCGCCTTATGGTTTCCCTGGCAAGCTGCTCATTGCGCGCAGTCGCCGCTTCCTTCCTGGCTTCCGCTCCTGTTTGGCGGAATGGCGATCGCGGGTCACACTTGGCCGGTTTATCTTAAATTTAAAGGCGGCAAAGGGGTCGCCACCAGCGCGGGGGCACTGATCGGCATTGCCCCTGCCGCCACAGGAATCGGCGTCCTTTGCTGGCTCATCACGCTCGTAGCCTTCCGTTATATGTCATTGGCCTCCATTGTCGCCGCCTTGGCGGTGCCAGCGGCCGGTTGGGGGCTTTACCGGACGGAAGGGGTGGCACTCCCGTGCGCCTTAACCGCTCTTGGCGCATTGATTATCTGGCGACATAAGGGCAATATCCAGAGACTACTGAACGGAACTGAGAACCGTTTTGAGTTTAAGAAAAAGAAATCATGA